In a single window of the Raphanus sativus cultivar WK10039 chromosome 9, ASM80110v3, whole genome shotgun sequence genome:
- the LOC108823322 gene encoding U-box domain-containing protein 2 isoform X2 produces MEVSWLRVLLDNISSYQSISSMDTLYSNPAYKYYTRGEDIAKLLQPVLENLVGSDASPSELLNNGFEELSQYVDELREQFESWEPLSSRIFYVLQIESLASKLRESSLEVFQLLKHCEQHLPADLVSPSFEDCIELVKLVGRDEVSYTIDLALIDQKEGNGPTSEALVKIAESVGLRSNQEILIEGVVLASLKENAELTENNTEAEFIEGLISLTTQMHDYLTNIKQSQLGCSVPVPPDFRCPLSLELMTDPVIVTSGQTYERAFIEKWFDMGLMVCPKTRQALSQTSLTPNFIVKAFIANWCESNNVNLPDPLELVQSSQAFPLLVEPASDDECDDSQPLSSERAPSSPMKIGGNGRTESLDATKCEKLRQVVLSRSVSAPGIVCEEVVSKSERITNDAADTSVSSKTETIVNDATPSVSSKPVWRLPSGRHFNHPGIIPATIRETGSSSSIESEVKKLIEDLKSTSPDAQREATARVRILSRNSTDNRIVIARCGAIDSLVDLLYSTDERIQADAVTCLLNLSINDNNKSVIADSGAIEPLIHVLKTGNLEAKENSAATLFSLSVIEENKTKIGEAGAIEPLVDLLGHGSLRGKKDAATALFNLSIHHENKAKVIEAGAVKYLVELMDPAAGMVEKAVVVLANLATVREGKVAIGEEGGIPVLVEVVELGSARGKENATAALLQLAMHSQRFCNSIIREGAIPPLVALTKSGTARAKEKAHNLLKYFKSQKQNQRRG; encoded by the exons ATGGAGGTGTCTTGGTTGAGAGTTCTCTTAGATAACATCTCCTCATATCAAAGCATATCATCCATGGACACCTTATATTCAAACCCTGCTTATAAATACTACACCAGAGGAGAAGACATAGCCAAGCTTCTTCAGCCTGTTCTTGAGAACCTTGTTGGCTCTGATGCCTCTCCTAGCGAGTTACTTAACAACGGATTTGAAGAGTTATCTCAGTACGTTGATGAACTCAGAGAGCAGTTTGAGAGCTGGGAACCTCTTTCTAGTAGAATCTTTTAT GTTCTTCAAATTGAATCATTAGCTTCAAAATTGCGAGAATCTAGTTTGGAAGTCTTTCAGCTGCTCAAACACTGCGAACAACACTTACCTGCCGATCTTGTTTCACCATCGTTTGAG GACTGCATAGAACTGGTGAAGTTAGTAGGAAGAGATGAAGTTTCATATACTATTGATCTCGCTCTGATAGATCAAAAGGAAGGTAATGGACCCACTTCAGAGGCTCTAGTCAAAATTGCTGAGAGTGTTGGTCTAAGATCCAACCAGGAGATTCTCATAGAAGGTGTGGTGCTTGCAAGTCTGAAGGAGAACGCAGAGCTTACCGAGAATAACACCGAAGCTGAGTTTATAGAAGGATTGATCTCTCTTACAACACAAATGCATGATTACCTTACCAACATAAAGCAGTCTCAGTTAGGTTGTTCTGTCCCTGTACCTCCCGACTTCCGCTGCCCTCTATCCCTCGAGCTTATGACTGATCCAGTCATTGTGACATCTGGTCAAACATACGAACGGGCTTTTATCGAAAAATGGTTTGATATGGGACTCATGGTTTGCCCAAAGACGAGGCAGGCTCTGTCTCAGACCAGTTTGACACCTAACTTCATCGTCAAGGCATTCATTGCAAACTGGTGCGAGTCAAACAATGTCAATCTTCCTGATCCATTGGAGTTGGTTCAGTCAAGTCAGGCATTCCCTCTTCTCGTTGAACCAGCTTCTGATGATGAGTGTGATGATTCTCAGCCTCTTTCTTCGGAGAGAGCTCCATCATCACCTATGAAGATTGGTGGAAACGGCCGTACGGAATCTTTAGACGCTACCAAGTGCGAGAAGCTGCGTCAGGTGGTCCTAAGCAGGTCTGTCTCTGCACCAGGGATTGTCTGCGAAGAAGTGGTTTCCAAATCCGAAAGAATCACTAACGATGCTGCTGACACATCAGTCTCTTCCAAAACCGAAACAATCGTCAACGATGCAACACCATCAGTCTCCTCCAAACCTGTGTGGCGGCTTCCATCAGGGAGGCATTTCAACCACCCGGGGATCATACCAGCGACCATAAGAGAAACCGGAAGCAGTTCAAGCATAGAATCCGAGGTTAAGAAACTGATCGAAGATCTCAAGAGCACTTCTCCGGACGCACAGAGAGAGGCAACAGCTAGAGTCAGGATACTGTCGAGAAACAGCACGGACAACCGCATCGTCATCGCCAGGTGCGGTGCGATCGACTCGTTAGTCGATCTTCTCTACTCCACGGACGAGAGGATCCAAGCGGACGCGGTGACTTGCTTGCTGAACCTATCCATCAACGACAACAACAAATCAGTCATAGCAGACAGTGGAGCTATAGAGCCGCTCATCCACGTCCTCAAGACGGGAAACCTAGAAGCCAAAGAGAACTCGGCAGCGACGCTCTTCAGCTTATCAGTGATAGAAGAGAACAAGACCAAGATAGGTGAAGCGGGAGCGATAGAGCCGCTTGTTGATCTCTTGGGACACGGGAGTTTGAGAGGGAAGAAAGACGCGGCCACGGCTCTGTTTAACCTCTCGATACACCACGAGAACAAGGCGAAAGTGATCGAGGCGGGGGCGGTTAAGTACTTGGTCGAGCTGATGGATCCCGCGGCTGGGATGGTGGAGAAAGCTGTGGTCGTGCTGGCGAATCTTGCGACGGTTAGAGAAGGGAAGGTTGCGATCGGTGAGGAAGGAGGTATACCGGTGCTGGTGGAAGTGGTGGAGTTAGGTTCGGCGAGAGGGAAGGAGAATGCGACCGCTGCGCTTTTGCAGCTTGCTATGCATAGTCAGAGGTTCTGTAACAGTATTATTAGAGAAGGAGCTATTCCACCTCTTGTGGCTCTTACTAAATCAGGAACAGCTAGAGCTAAAGAGaag gcACATAATCTTCTGAAGTACTTCAAATCCCAAAAACAAAACCAGAGGAGAGGCTGA
- the LOC108823322 gene encoding U-box domain-containing protein 2 isoform X1 codes for MEVNMEVSWLRVLLDNISSYQSISSMDTLYSNPAYKYYTRGEDIAKLLQPVLENLVGSDASPSELLNNGFEELSQYVDELREQFESWEPLSSRIFYVLQIESLASKLRESSLEVFQLLKHCEQHLPADLVSPSFEDCIELVKLVGRDEVSYTIDLALIDQKEGNGPTSEALVKIAESVGLRSNQEILIEGVVLASLKENAELTENNTEAEFIEGLISLTTQMHDYLTNIKQSQLGCSVPVPPDFRCPLSLELMTDPVIVTSGQTYERAFIEKWFDMGLMVCPKTRQALSQTSLTPNFIVKAFIANWCESNNVNLPDPLELVQSSQAFPLLVEPASDDECDDSQPLSSERAPSSPMKIGGNGRTESLDATKCEKLRQVVLSRSVSAPGIVCEEVVSKSERITNDAADTSVSSKTETIVNDATPSVSSKPVWRLPSGRHFNHPGIIPATIRETGSSSSIESEVKKLIEDLKSTSPDAQREATARVRILSRNSTDNRIVIARCGAIDSLVDLLYSTDERIQADAVTCLLNLSINDNNKSVIADSGAIEPLIHVLKTGNLEAKENSAATLFSLSVIEENKTKIGEAGAIEPLVDLLGHGSLRGKKDAATALFNLSIHHENKAKVIEAGAVKYLVELMDPAAGMVEKAVVVLANLATVREGKVAIGEEGGIPVLVEVVELGSARGKENATAALLQLAMHSQRFCNSIIREGAIPPLVALTKSGTARAKEKAHNLLKYFKSQKQNQRRG; via the exons ATG GAGGTAAACATGGAGGTGTCTTGGTTGAGAGTTCTCTTAGATAACATCTCCTCATATCAAAGCATATCATCCATGGACACCTTATATTCAAACCCTGCTTATAAATACTACACCAGAGGAGAAGACATAGCCAAGCTTCTTCAGCCTGTTCTTGAGAACCTTGTTGGCTCTGATGCCTCTCCTAGCGAGTTACTTAACAACGGATTTGAAGAGTTATCTCAGTACGTTGATGAACTCAGAGAGCAGTTTGAGAGCTGGGAACCTCTTTCTAGTAGAATCTTTTAT GTTCTTCAAATTGAATCATTAGCTTCAAAATTGCGAGAATCTAGTTTGGAAGTCTTTCAGCTGCTCAAACACTGCGAACAACACTTACCTGCCGATCTTGTTTCACCATCGTTTGAG GACTGCATAGAACTGGTGAAGTTAGTAGGAAGAGATGAAGTTTCATATACTATTGATCTCGCTCTGATAGATCAAAAGGAAGGTAATGGACCCACTTCAGAGGCTCTAGTCAAAATTGCTGAGAGTGTTGGTCTAAGATCCAACCAGGAGATTCTCATAGAAGGTGTGGTGCTTGCAAGTCTGAAGGAGAACGCAGAGCTTACCGAGAATAACACCGAAGCTGAGTTTATAGAAGGATTGATCTCTCTTACAACACAAATGCATGATTACCTTACCAACATAAAGCAGTCTCAGTTAGGTTGTTCTGTCCCTGTACCTCCCGACTTCCGCTGCCCTCTATCCCTCGAGCTTATGACTGATCCAGTCATTGTGACATCTGGTCAAACATACGAACGGGCTTTTATCGAAAAATGGTTTGATATGGGACTCATGGTTTGCCCAAAGACGAGGCAGGCTCTGTCTCAGACCAGTTTGACACCTAACTTCATCGTCAAGGCATTCATTGCAAACTGGTGCGAGTCAAACAATGTCAATCTTCCTGATCCATTGGAGTTGGTTCAGTCAAGTCAGGCATTCCCTCTTCTCGTTGAACCAGCTTCTGATGATGAGTGTGATGATTCTCAGCCTCTTTCTTCGGAGAGAGCTCCATCATCACCTATGAAGATTGGTGGAAACGGCCGTACGGAATCTTTAGACGCTACCAAGTGCGAGAAGCTGCGTCAGGTGGTCCTAAGCAGGTCTGTCTCTGCACCAGGGATTGTCTGCGAAGAAGTGGTTTCCAAATCCGAAAGAATCACTAACGATGCTGCTGACACATCAGTCTCTTCCAAAACCGAAACAATCGTCAACGATGCAACACCATCAGTCTCCTCCAAACCTGTGTGGCGGCTTCCATCAGGGAGGCATTTCAACCACCCGGGGATCATACCAGCGACCATAAGAGAAACCGGAAGCAGTTCAAGCATAGAATCCGAGGTTAAGAAACTGATCGAAGATCTCAAGAGCACTTCTCCGGACGCACAGAGAGAGGCAACAGCTAGAGTCAGGATACTGTCGAGAAACAGCACGGACAACCGCATCGTCATCGCCAGGTGCGGTGCGATCGACTCGTTAGTCGATCTTCTCTACTCCACGGACGAGAGGATCCAAGCGGACGCGGTGACTTGCTTGCTGAACCTATCCATCAACGACAACAACAAATCAGTCATAGCAGACAGTGGAGCTATAGAGCCGCTCATCCACGTCCTCAAGACGGGAAACCTAGAAGCCAAAGAGAACTCGGCAGCGACGCTCTTCAGCTTATCAGTGATAGAAGAGAACAAGACCAAGATAGGTGAAGCGGGAGCGATAGAGCCGCTTGTTGATCTCTTGGGACACGGGAGTTTGAGAGGGAAGAAAGACGCGGCCACGGCTCTGTTTAACCTCTCGATACACCACGAGAACAAGGCGAAAGTGATCGAGGCGGGGGCGGTTAAGTACTTGGTCGAGCTGATGGATCCCGCGGCTGGGATGGTGGAGAAAGCTGTGGTCGTGCTGGCGAATCTTGCGACGGTTAGAGAAGGGAAGGTTGCGATCGGTGAGGAAGGAGGTATACCGGTGCTGGTGGAAGTGGTGGAGTTAGGTTCGGCGAGAGGGAAGGAGAATGCGACCGCTGCGCTTTTGCAGCTTGCTATGCATAGTCAGAGGTTCTGTAACAGTATTATTAGAGAAGGAGCTATTCCACCTCTTGTGGCTCTTACTAAATCAGGAACAGCTAGAGCTAAAGAGaag gcACATAATCTTCTGAAGTACTTCAAATCCCAAAAACAAAACCAGAGGAGAGGCTGA
- the LOC108827288 gene encoding WD40 repeat-containing protein HOS15, with the protein MSSLTSVEMNFLVFRYLQESGFTHAAFTLGYEAGINKSNIDGNMVPPGALVKFVQKGLHYMEMEANLTNGEMESEEDFSFFQPLDLISKDVKELQEMLRERKRKERDKEKEKDKSKENDREVEGERSRLKEKDRHEKLKEREKEREREKMERDKERERERMEREKEKMERETFERERERMKVERERDIEREREREKIEREKAQEKQLGDGDRDMALDQSDNKANAGDEDHGRSSAAEPMDITMTPTSQPSHIPNSDVRILEGHTSEVCACAWSPSASLLASGSGDTTARIWNIPEGPLKSSRSISALILKHAKGKSNEKSKDVTTLDWNGEGTLLATGSCDGQARIWTTNGDLISTLSKHKGPIFSLKWNKKGDYLLTGSVDRTAVVWDVKAEEWKQQFEFHTGPTLDVDWRNNVSFATSSTDTFIYLCKIGETRPMKVFAGHQGEVNCVKWDPTGTLLASCSDDSTAKIWNTKQHSFVHDLRDHTKEIYTIRWSPTGAGTNNPNKPLTLASASFDSTVKLWDAELGKMICSLNGHRDAVYSLAFSPNGEYIASGSVDKSIHIWSLKEGKVVKTYTGEGGIFEVCWNKEGNKLAACFADNSVCVLDFRM; encoded by the exons ATGTCTTCACTCACTTCCGTGGAGATGAATTTTCTGGTTTTCAGATATCTTCAGGAATCAG GGTTTACACACGCTGCATTCACTCTAGGTTACGAGGCAGGGATTAACAAATCCAACATTGATGGGAACATGGTTCCACCCGGTGCTCTTGTCAAGTTTGTTCAAAAAGGACTCCACTACATGGAGATGGAAGCTAATCTCACcaat GGAGAAATGGAATCTGAGGAGGATTTCTCATTCTTTCAACCCTTGGATCTGATTTCAAAGGACGTGAAGGAGTTGCAGGAGATGCTGAGGGAGAGAAAGAGGAAAGAGAGGGACAAGGAGAAGGAAAAAGACAAATCTAAAGAAAACGACAGAGAGGTTGAAGGAGAACGCAGCCGACTCAAGGAGAAGGATAGGCACGAGAAACTCAAGGAGCGAGAGAAGGAGAGGGAAAGGGAGAAGATGGAACGAGACAAGGAGAGGGAAAGAGAGAGGATGGAGCGAGAAAAGGAGAAGATGGAACGAGAAACATTCGAGAGGGAGAGGGAAAGAATGAAAGTAGAGAGGGAACGAGACATTGAAAGGGAGAGGGAACGAGAGAAGATTGAGAGGGAGAAGGCTCAAGAGAAGCAGCTTGGGGATGGTGACAGGGACATGGCTCTTGACCAAAGTGACAACAAAGCTAATGCTGGCGATGAAGATCATGGCCGTTCTTCGG CTGCAGAACCTATGGATATCACCATGACTCCTACATCTCAGCCATCTCACATTCCTAATTCTGATGTGAGGATTTTGGAAGGGCATACTTCTGAG GTTTGTGCGTGTGCATGGAGTCCGTCGGCTTCATTGCTTGCTTCAGG GTCTGGTGATACGACAGCACGAATCTGGAATATTCCGGAAGGACCATTAAAATCTAGTCGTAGTATCAGCGCTTTGATCCTGAAACATGCAAAAGGAAAGTCAAACGAGAAGAGCAAGGATGTGACCACTCTTGACTGGAAT GGTGAAGGGACTTTGCTTGCCACTGGTTCATGTGATGGCCAAGCAAGAATCTGGACTACAAACG GTGACCTGATAAGTACTCTGAGCAAACACAAGGGACCTATATTTTCCCTAAAGTGGAACAAGAAGGGTGATTATCTTCTAACCGGAAGTGTCGATAGAACTGCTGTTGTTTGGGATGTAAAGGCAGAGGAATGGAAGCAACAATTTGAATTTCACACAG GCCCAACACTTGACGTTGATTGGCGCAACAATGTGTCTTTTGCAACGAGTTCCACCGACACCTTTATCTACTTGTGTAAGATTGGAGAAACTCGGCCTATGAAAGTCTTTGCTGGTCATCAG GGTGAGGTTAATTGCGTGAAATGGGATCCTACCGGTACATTACTGGCCTCATGCTCAGATGATAGTACTGCCAAG ATATGGAATACAAAACAACACAGCTTTGTTCATGACCTCCGAGACCATACTAAG GAAATTTATACAATCAGATGGAGTCCTACAGGAGCAGGAACCAACAATCCTAACAAACCGCTAACTCTTGCCAG TGCATCATTTGACTCAACAGTAAAGCTATGGGATGCAGAACTCGGCAAAATGATATGCAGTCTCAACGGCCACAG GGACGCGGTGTACTCGTTGGCGTTTAGTCCAAACGGGGAGTACATAGCGAGTGGTTCAGTGGACAAGTCGATACACATATGGTCACTGAAAGAAGGAAAGGTCGTGAAGACATACACAGGAGAAGGAGGAATATTCGAAGTGTGTTGGAACAAGGAAGGCAACAAACTCGCAGCTTGCTTCGCTGATAACTCGGTCTGTGTTCTTGATTTTAGAATGTAG
- the LOC108827291 gene encoding microtubule-associated protein RP/EB family member 1C: MAANIGIMDSAYFVGRSEILAWINSTLHLNLSKVEEACSGAVHCQLMDSVHPGAVPMHKVNFDAKSEYEMIQNYKVLQDVFNKLKLTKHIEVSKLVKGRPLDNLEFMQWMKKYCDSVNGGQLHSYHALERREGSKGGKEATKRAAATQQSGKSSSSSSAAAPRPSSSNGTRKHDPPSSNTGNHHHSSRAAPSSKQSKPAPPAYDEKITELKLYIDSLEKERDFYFSKLRDVEILCQNPDTQHLPLVGSITRILYAADGEEVGAAAAETQTLSPIAEGSEERRNSVIESQKRKLIVNHDVEAAARASLSPRQRLSDSSDVKCSGSSPLLTC; this comes from the exons ATGGCTGCGAACATAGGGATAATGGACTCAGCATATTTCGTAGGGAGATCGGAGATTCTCGCGTGGATCAACTCCACTCTGCATCTAAACCTCTCCAAAGTCGAAGAG GCTTGTTCAGGCGCGGTTCACTGTCAGCTCATGGACTCGGTTCATCCTGGAGCTGTGCCGATGCACAAGGTTAATTTCGACGCCAAGAGTGAGTACGAGATGATTCAGAACTACAAGGTGCTTCAGGACGTGTTTAACAAGCTCAAGCTCACTAAG CACATTGAGGTGAGCAAACTCGTTAAAGGTAGACCACTTGATAACTTGGAGTTCATGCAGTGGATGAAGAAGTACTGCGATTCTGTTAATGGTGGCCAGCTTCACAG CTATCACGCACTTGAGAGAAGAGAGGGGAGCAAAGGAGGAAAAGAAGCAACCAAGAGAGCTGCAGCTACACAACAATCTGGCAagagttcttcttcttcttcagctgctgCACCTAGACCTTCATCTTCAAATGGTACCCGTAAACACGATCCACCATCCTCCAACACTGGGAATCATCATCACTCTTCAAGAGCAGCCCCCTCCTCTAAACAATCTAAACCAGCTCCTCCTGCTTATGATGAAAAG ATCACAGAACTAAAACTCTACATCGACAGtttagagaaagagagagatttcTACTTCTCAAAGTTAAGAGATGTAGAGATTCTTTGTCAGAATCCAGACACACAACACTTACCT CTTGTTGGTTCCATAACAAGAATCCTCTACGCAGCAGATGGAGAAGAAGttggagcagcagcagcagagaCGCAGACCTTAAGCCCTATTGCTGAAGGATCAGAAGAGAGAAGGAACAGTGTGATAGAGTCGCAGAAGAGGAAACTCATAGTGAATCACGACGTGGAGGCTGCAGCGCGTGCATCACTCTCTCCAAGGCAACGCCTCTCTGATTCTTCTGATGTcaaatgcagtggctcatctcCTCTTTTGACCTGCTGA